Proteins encoded within one genomic window of Hevea brasiliensis isolate MT/VB/25A 57/8 chromosome 8, ASM3005281v1, whole genome shotgun sequence:
- the LOC110663861 gene encoding uncharacterized protein LOC110663861 → MASILGKFLFPSPSNLLISVMSVVSVVSLASTGFKEIRGKHLHYSKFWNVNYSVSNKIKLSSRNGMFLLYTPAFLAGFASFWLFPDEGLRFFYVKSALTIHFFKRIFEVLFIHKYSASMILDSAIPVTLSYFISTVTMIYAQHLTQGYPEPPIELTYPGIVLFLIGIIGNFYHHYLLSKLRSKNDKEYKIPRGGLFDLVTCPHYLFEILGFWGVSFISQTLYSFSFAFGTTIYLLGRSYATRRWYLSKFEDFPKNVKALVPFVF, encoded by the exons ATGGCGTCAATTTTGGGGAAATTTTTGTTTCCAAGTCCTTCGAATTTGCTGATTTCAGTGATGTCTGTTGTGAGCGTAGTGTCATTAGCGAGTACTGGATTCAAAGAGATTAGAGGAAAGCACCTTCACTATTCAAAATTCTGGAATGTTAACTACTCTGTTTCTAACAAAATCAAACTTTCCAGTAGAAATGGGATGTTCTTGCTTTATACTCCTGCTTTTCTTGCTGGTTTTGCCTCCTTTTGGCTTTTCCCCGATGAAGGTCTTAGGTTTTTCTATGTCAAATCTGCTCTTACCATTCATTTCTTCAAGAGAATATTTGAG gtgctattcattcacaaatataGTGCTTCTATGATTCTTGATAGCGCAATTCCTGTTACTCTTAGTTATTTCATATCTACTGTAACAATGATCTATGCTCAGCACCTAACACAAGGATATCCTGAACCACCAATTGAATTGACTTATCCTGGGATTGTGCTCTTTCTTATAGGAATCATTGGTAACTTCTATCACCATTACCTCCTTTCCAAGCTGAGAAGCAAGAATGATAAGGAATATAAGATTCCTAGGGGTGGTTTATTTGATCTAGTGACATGTCCTCACTATTTGTTTGAGATTTTAGGTTTCTGGGGAGTTTCTTTCATTTCACAAACTTTGTATTCCTTTTCTTTTGCTTTTGGAACCACAATATACTTGTTGGGAAGGAGTTATGCCACTAGGAGATGGTACCTTTCCAAGTTTGAAGATTTTCCCAAGAATGTAAAAGCCCTCGTTCCATTTGTTTTCTGA